From the genome of Fusobacterium simiae:
CTTTTGGAGAAAAATATTCTTCTCTATTCATTTCTTCAACTGCCTGTCCTCTATGTTCATCATATAAAGTCATACATCTTTTCAAAATCCTACCTATCACATAGTCTGTGTAAATTGAAATATGATGTTGATACACCCAAAGATATAATAAATCTCTTGAATCTACAACAGTTTGCACAGCTGGGATAGCCTTTGCTATATATTTCAATTCTTTATTTTCAGTGATAGTAAGACAGGCAAGCAATCTTTTTATATCTATTTTAGATGCTATTTCCCCTGTCATGTGGTTATCTCTTGTCAAATAATCTAATTTATCTACATCTATTGAGTCTGAACTAATTATTCTTATACAAATATTTTTATCCCAATTTTCTTCTTCTGGATAAATATTTCCTACAATACATCTACAAATAAAAGCTACATCTACATTTTTATCAATTTCTTCTTTCAGTATCTTATAGAATTTTCTTAAAATACAATAGCAAGATAACAATTCATGTTCTTTTCCCATTAATTTTCCATTGTTATAAAAAGTTTTATCTATTTCAACTAAATGAGAATATTCATTTTTTATACAAGCTATTATCTCATTTTTATCTAAAAATTTTTCCCCTAAGTGTGAAAATGGGGGATGTCCAACATCATGTAAAAGTGCAGCTAATTTTGTATGTAATCTTAAAAAAGAAATTTTATCTTCAGATAATCTATATTTCCTAAAATCTTTTTCTAAAACTTCAAAAAAGTTACAAGCTAATTGCATAACTCCTATTGAATGTTCGTATCTTGTATGATTTGTTGAGGGAAATATATACGAACTTGATAATTGTTTTATTCTTTTTAATCTCTGAAATGAAGCTGTATCTATCAACTTTTGAACTGATTCATCAATTTCTATATAACTATATACCAAATCTTTTACAACTTTTACTCCCATTTAAACCTCCCCTTTTTTATAAAAATAAGTCAAGTTATTTCAGTTCTTTTTCATAACTTTTTAATGAATCAAGAGCTGGTTTAGCAATAGGAATTATAACTAAAATATTTATAACTGTCATTATTCCCAATCCAAAATCAGCTAATGACCAGATAAATATATCTTGTTTTATTCCACCAATATATATCATCAAAATAAGAATAATTTGATAAACATTATTCAAATATTTGC
Proteins encoded in this window:
- a CDS encoding HD domain-containing protein → MGVKVVKDLVYSYIEIDESVQKLIDTASFQRLKRIKQLSSSYIFPSTNHTRYEHSIGVMQLACNFFEVLEKDFRKYRLSEDKISFLRLHTKLAALLHDVGHPPFSHLGEKFLDKNEIIACIKNEYSHLVEIDKTFYNNGKLMGKEHELLSCYCILRKFYKILKEEIDKNVDVAFICRCIVGNIYPEEENWDKNICIRIISSDSIDVDKLDYLTRDNHMTGEIASKIDIKRLLACLTITENKELKYIAKAIPAVQTVVDSRDLLYLWVYQHHISIYTDYVIGRILKRCMTLYDEHRGQAVEEMNREEYFSPKAITDYLITDDDVYSHLRKIYVLSLQGKTDEFNTITIKQIFERDFLKPLWKTIYEYKDFEKNLVDKKIIKSYDELEDILKNEKYIEDITNTLLKKLNLKEGEVFIITKYNKFYNSNQEAPISLLLNGEERKLSDLLPQKEFGKFHTMAFFVFVPRKYKKEAKEIVIEELQKISQT